The Maridesulfovibrio salexigens DSM 2638 region AAGTGCGACCTTTTCCAGAGTTTGCAGGTCCGGACCTTTGACCTTTATGCCCATGGGAGCGCGCATTCCGGATTGGAGCATGACAATACGCGCCGCAATCGGTTGCAGCTTCGGGGCGGAGGTCACGCCGGGAACTTCTGCTGCTTTGACTATCTCATCCCAGATATCATTGGGTGAGGCGATGCCCTTCCATGATTTGCGGTCCGGGTTAAGTCCGGGATTGAGTGCTGGACGCCAGATTCTGAACGGTTTTCCGTCAGGATCAGGAATCAGTTTTCCATTTTCATCCCGTTCAAAATATCCCTGCACAAGATATGGATAGCCATCATTGGCAGGAACCAGTTCTCCAGCAACATTGCGGAAGAAGTCTTTCTGGTCAGGATCAAATTTGAAGCGGAGCCGTTCACCGGATTGATCCACCATATATTCGGACTTGTAATTGATGACCGTCTCAATCATGGAAATAGGGGCCGGATCAAGGGGAGTTTCTGCGCGCCCAAGTTTACCAACTGCGGACTCAACTTCCGGGATGGACTGGATCATCATGTCCTGTTTACGCAGTACGTCCATGGCTTCACCGATTGATGCGTGCGGCATGGTTGTAGGCATGAACAGAAATGCGCCTTCATCAAGGTCCGGCATGAATTCCTTGCCCAGTCCCGGGAATACATGGGCCAGCTTTACATATGGTGATGATGTTTTGATTGCTTCAGGCATGAATCCGGTCAGGTTGGCAAATCCAAGCCAGATGGAAAGTCCCAGCGCGACAATGAAAGTCGGCAAGCATAGGAACAGCAGCTTATGATTTAAACACCAGCCGAGCATACGGGGATATCCGCGGCGAAATATGTCGAAGAAGAGCATGAGTCCTCCGATGACAAGTGCCACGAAGAAATAGTTATTACCCATTCCTTTTTCCGGTCCGAGCGGAAGCCATGATTTTGTCAGTACATAGGCAACCATAAGGACTATGATCCATGTTTCAGCATAGTTTGCATACTTGTGGTTTTTTGCAGGGACAAAAGGAAGCACGAGATGTTTTACGCCGACATAGACAAAGAACAGTCCGGCCCACCACTTGAGCAGCATAGAGACTGCAATACCGCAAAGCAGGTAAAGTCCGGCGGTGACATATGTGCGCCTGTTTTTGAGGAATTTTTTCCGGGCTGTGAAAAGTAGTTCTGCCATGGGAGGCAAGATGGTCAGAGCTACGATAATTGAAGCTAACAAGGCGAATGTTTTGGTGTAGGCCAGCGGTTTGAAAAGCTTACCCTCGGCACCGTCCATGGCGAAAACCGGCATGAAGCTTACGATGGTGGTGGCAACAGCGGTCATAACCGCACTGCCTACCTCAGCCGTGCCTTCATATACGAGCCTTAGTCTGCTTACTCCTTCCTTGGCGTGTTCGATCTTCTTGAGGATATTCTCGCAGATGATGATGCCCATATCGACCATAGTACCGATGGCAATGGCAATCCCGGAGAGGGCCACAATGTTTGCATCTACCTTGAATACACGCATACCCATGAAGCACATGAGTACGGCAAGAGGAAGCAGGGATGAAATCAGCAGGGAACTCTTAAGGTGAATCACTGCAATAAGCACTACAATGATTGTGATCAGGATTTCCTCGGTTAGTGCGGTGTTGAGGGTCCCCAATGTTTCATGAATCAGCCCTGAACGGTCATAGAAGGGAACAACGGTCAGTTTGCTTTCAGTACCGTCAGGTAGGACTTTTGAAGGCAGGCCCGGTGAAATATCTTTAATCTTGTCCTTGATATTTTCAATGACCTGTAATGGGTTTTCCCCATAGCGGGCAACAGCCACACCGCCTACAACCTCCGCACCGCCTTTATCAAGCGCACCACGGCGCAGTGCGGGACCTTCGGTTACACGGGCTACATCACGTACGTAGATGGGGATGTTGTTGACAACCTTTACTACTGAGCTTTCGATGTCAGACAGTTTCTTGATGAAACCGATGCCGCGAATAACGTATTCAGCATTGTTGATTTCAATGGTCCGCGCGCCAACATCAAGGTTGGACATTTTTACCGCGCGATAAACATCATTGAGAGTGACTTTGGCGGCACGCATGGCATCGGGGTCAACATCAATCTGGTATTCCTTTACGAAACCGCCCACAGAGGCAACTTCGCTCACCCCATCTGCTGAGAGCAGGGCATAGCGGACGTACCAGTCCTGTACGGAGCGCAGTTCATCAAGATCCCAGCCTCCGGTTGGGTTACCCTGCGGATCGCGTCCTTCGAGAGTGTACCAATAGACCTGTCCAAGTGCTGTTGCGTCAGGACCTAGGGCCGGCTTTACGCTTTCAGGCAATGTCCCGGCAGGAAGGCTGTTCAGTTTTTCGATCAGGCGGGAGCGTGACCAATAGAAATCAACGTTTTCGTTAAAGATTACGTAGATGGTGGAGAAACCGAACATGGAATAACTGCGAACCGTTTTTACTCCGGGGATTCCGAGCAGGGCTACGGTAAGCGGATAGCTGATCTGATCTTCCACATCCTGTGGTGAGCGGCCCATCCACTGGGTGAAGATTATCTGCTGGTTTTCACCGATATCCGGGATAGCATCCACCGGGACCGGGGAGCGCTCCATTCCGCCTACATCCCAGTTAAAGGGAGCGGTAAAAATACCGCCTCCGATAACCATGAGCAGGAGAATCGCCACGATAAGTTTTTGTTCAAGGCAGAAAAGAATGGTCTTCTCTGCGAAGTTTTTCGGTTCGGGACGGTTCATATCTTGAGTGTTCTTTTCGCTCATATCGTTCTCCGAACCTTACTCTCCGGCCTTGAGCTGACGCTCAACTTCACCGCATTGGAGCATGGCTTCCCCGAAGTAGGGGTTGCGGATGTCTTCATCGGATTGCATCCACTTGGCTCCCTTGAAATCAAAGGCCATAGGGCAGAATATTTCGTAGACCGGTTTGGTGGACTTGATACCCAGTTTTTCAACCGCATCAATCATGCCGTATGAAAGGGGTTCCAGTCCGGCGCGGGCTCCGACAATATCCTTGGCCTCGCGGATGGCGGACATACCGTCATTGATATTCTCCAGCGCATCCATCCAAATCTTATGTGCATCACCGGAGAGTGAAGTGTGATCTATTTTTTTCAACTCTTCAGCCATGAGTGCGGATTGCTTTTGAGCGTTTTGCAGATTGTCGGCTGCGAGAGCTTCAGTAAATGCTGAATAGGCATTAAAGACTTTACCCAACTGCATTTGGAAAGCTTCAGGAGCTTCAGCCTTGTTTGCAGAGTTGGCGGCAAGTGTTGCAATTCCGAATGTTGTATCCAGCCGTTTGAAGTGGTTCGCTGTTTCAGCTATTATTGATTTCAGTCTTTGTCGATCTTTTACACCACTGCCGAGTACTGCATCGTTCCGAAGCAGCATGGACAATTCTTTCCAAGCAAGGGAAGCGTCTCCCTTAAGGCCGGAAGCATCAATCTTGCCGAGACTTTCAAAGAATGCGGAGAATTGTTTGCGGCTGTTTTCAAGGTTGGCGGACTCTGCAATCTCCATGAGGGAATCAAAATCTTTTTTCAGGAAGACCAGTTTTGATGCAAATATAGGCGGTAGGGTGCGATCTGCCTTTGCCTGCTTATCCATATTTTCCATGTCAGCAGAATTAGAACCGTGGTCATGGGCAACCGTTTTTACGCCGCTTTCAGGATTCATCATGCTTGGTTTGGCAATGATCTGGATGGCGCTGTCAATCTTGAAGTTACCTTTGGTAACAACCTGTTCGCCTTCGCTGAGACCGTATTTGACTACATAGAAGTCTCCGGCCTTGGGTCCGAGGACTATTTCACGTCCTTCAAAGACGCCTTCCTTACCGGGAACGCCAATGTAAACCACGGCCCGTTTACCGGTGATGAGCGGAGCTGAAGCAGGGATGACCAGTTCTGTTCCGGCCTGTTTTTCTTCCTTGTTCACTGCACGTACGAACATTCCCGGCTTTAGCTTCAACCCCTTGTTGGGAACTTCCAGACGCACCCGGACCGTACGGGTTTTTTCATTAACCACCGGGTCAATGTAGACCACCTTACCTTCGAAATTCTTACCGGGATAAGCCTCAGTGTTGAAACTTACCTTCATACCCATCTTGATCCACGGAAGGTCGGATTCATAAGCCTCAAGAATTACCCAGACCCTTGAAAGGTCGGCAATAGTATAGATAGGAGTTCCGGTCTTGACGTAAACACCTTCGACAACATCTTTTTTGATAACTATTCCGCTCATGGGCGAGTAGAGGGTGATGTGCTCAGCGGCTTTTCCCCGTTTGATGATATTTTCGATCTGGCTTTTGGAAAGTCCCAGCAGGCGCAGTTTTTCCCGTGCGGCTTGTTCAGTGCGGGCGGCGGTGTCCTTAACAACTTTCAGAGAGCTGCCTTTCAGGGCAGACTTGGCCTTGACCGCCTGAATCAACTCAGCCTGCGCCGTTAGTAATTCCGGGCTGTAGATGGAAGCCATAGCCTGTCCTTTCCGCACAGAGCTTCCGGTATAGTCGATGTACAGCTTGTCGATGCGTCCTCCGGTCCATGCGGTAATGGTGCCGATACGGGTTTCATCGTAGTCGACCTTGCCGAGCATGCGGGTTTGCACATTAACGCTTCGTCTTGCTACCGGGGTAGTGGCTATCCCGGCCAGCTTGCGGGCGGATGAGGTCAGGCTGATCTGTCGGAGGCTGACAGCTTCATCGCCGGACTCACCACCTTTTTCCAGCGGGATGAGATCCATAAAACATATGGGGCATTTGCCCGGCTCAGGCAGCTGGATCTGTGGGTGCATGGAACAGGTCCAGACCACTTCTCCAGAGTCGGTAACTGTTGCTTCAAGTCCGTGATCTTCGTGTTCGGCAACTAATTTCTTTTCTGGCTGATGTCCCTTTGTGCCGGAAAGGATGTATCCGGCTGCAAATGCGGCGACAGCAACAAGGATGACCGGGATCAGTATATGTTTAAATTTGCTCATGATGGTTCCGTGTTTTAATTTTCAGGGATAGAAATTTTCGATTGCGGCATGGTCTGGCCGTGGACGGTGCAGGGGATTTCTCGACCGACCAGATATTCTATTGTGGCTACGCGCTTGGCTTGTTCGGCAAGGGCTTGATAGTAGGCTAGCTGAAATTCAATGAGAGTTCGTTCGGCATCAATCAGGTCGCTTGACGATGCTGTGCCGGACTGGAATGCCTCAATGGAAACTCCGAGGGATTGCTCTGCCTTGGGAGTAAGACTGTCACGGTAAAGGCTGACTTTACGGAT contains the following coding sequences:
- a CDS encoding efflux RND transporter permease subunit; the protein is MSEKNTQDMNRPEPKNFAEKTILFCLEQKLIVAILLLMVIGGGIFTAPFNWDVGGMERSPVPVDAIPDIGENQQIIFTQWMGRSPQDVEDQISYPLTVALLGIPGVKTVRSYSMFGFSTIYVIFNENVDFYWSRSRLIEKLNSLPAGTLPESVKPALGPDATALGQVYWYTLEGRDPQGNPTGGWDLDELRSVQDWYVRYALLSADGVSEVASVGGFVKEYQIDVDPDAMRAAKVTLNDVYRAVKMSNLDVGARTIEINNAEYVIRGIGFIKKLSDIESSVVKVVNNIPIYVRDVARVTEGPALRRGALDKGGAEVVGGVAVARYGENPLQVIENIKDKIKDISPGLPSKVLPDGTESKLTVVPFYDRSGLIHETLGTLNTALTEEILITIIVVLIAVIHLKSSLLISSLLPLAVLMCFMGMRVFKVDANIVALSGIAIAIGTMVDMGIIICENILKKIEHAKEGVSRLRLVYEGTAEVGSAVMTAVATTIVSFMPVFAMDGAEGKLFKPLAYTKTFALLASIIVALTILPPMAELLFTARKKFLKNRRTYVTAGLYLLCGIAVSMLLKWWAGLFFVYVGVKHLVLPFVPAKNHKYANYAETWIIVLMVAYVLTKSWLPLGPEKGMGNNYFFVALVIGGLMLFFDIFRRGYPRMLGWCLNHKLLFLCLPTFIVALGLSIWLGFANLTGFMPEAIKTSSPYVKLAHVFPGLGKEFMPDLDEGAFLFMPTTMPHASIGEAMDVLRKQDMMIQSIPEVESAVGKLGRAETPLDPAPISMIETVINYKSEYMVDQSGERLRFKFDPDQKDFFRNVAGELVPANDGYPYLVQGYFERDENGKLIPDPDGKPFRIWRPALNPGLNPDRKSWKGIASPNDIWDEIVKAAEVPGVTSAPKLQPIAARIVMLQSGMRAPMGIKVKGPDLQTLEKVALDLERLLKQVGSVQPEAVIADRIVGKPYLEIIIDREAIARHGVMLSQVQDVIEVAVGGKVVTTTVEGRERYPVRVRYLRELRDNIDAIGNILVSASGGEQVPLSQLAEIKYVRGPQVIKSEDTFLVGYVLFDKRPGFAEVDVVEQAQSFLDSKMKSGELVIPAGVSYEFAGSYENQIRAQKKLAVILPLALLFIVLILYLQFKSIATTLMVFSGIFVAWSGGFLMVWLYGQPWFMNFTMFGTDMRELFQVSPINLSVAIWVGFLALFGIASDDGVIMATYLDESKKDRKMNSVSAIRHAVIYGAQRRIRPALMTSATTILALLPILTSTGRGSDIMVPMAIPSFGGMTIAILTVFVVPVLYCSVEEIKFLKNSRT
- a CDS encoding efflux RND transporter periplasmic adaptor subunit, with the translated sequence MSKFKHILIPVILVAVAAFAAGYILSGTKGHQPEKKLVAEHEDHGLEATVTDSGEVVWTCSMHPQIQLPEPGKCPICFMDLIPLEKGGESGDEAVSLRQISLTSSARKLAGIATTPVARRSVNVQTRMLGKVDYDETRIGTITAWTGGRIDKLYIDYTGSSVRKGQAMASIYSPELLTAQAELIQAVKAKSALKGSSLKVVKDTAARTEQAAREKLRLLGLSKSQIENIIKRGKAAEHITLYSPMSGIVIKKDVVEGVYVKTGTPIYTIADLSRVWVILEAYESDLPWIKMGMKVSFNTEAYPGKNFEGKVVYIDPVVNEKTRTVRVRLEVPNKGLKLKPGMFVRAVNKEEKQAGTELVIPASAPLITGKRAVVYIGVPGKEGVFEGREIVLGPKAGDFYVVKYGLSEGEQVVTKGNFKIDSAIQIIAKPSMMNPESGVKTVAHDHGSNSADMENMDKQAKADRTLPPIFASKLVFLKKDFDSLMEIAESANLENSRKQFSAFFESLGKIDASGLKGDASLAWKELSMLLRNDAVLGSGVKDRQRLKSIIAETANHFKRLDTTFGIATLAANSANKAEAPEAFQMQLGKVFNAYSAFTEALAADNLQNAQKQSALMAEELKKIDHTSLSGDAHKIWMDALENINDGMSAIREAKDIVGARAGLEPLSYGMIDAVEKLGIKSTKPVYEIFCPMAFDFKGAKWMQSDEDIRNPYFGEAMLQCGEVERQLKAGE